CGACGTACATGCCAACCTCCCATGCTTGACCGGCATCCGGCCGGCTAGTTCAGCGCTGACAATTATGCAGTTAAGTCAGAAGTCAACCGCATTGGCTTCGTCGCGATGGACAGGGTGATCGGAGCGAACCTGGACGATCGCACGACGCCGGCGGTCCAGGTGTCGTCGGAGCCGACGAACCCTCTGGCTTCGGCGGCCCATACGGTGTGCCTGAGGCGATACCGGAGAGGAGCTGGCATCTATGACAGACCGGCTGGTTTTGCGTGGCGGCACTGTGTTCGACGGCCTGGGTACACCCGGACGCCGCGGCGACGTTCTCGTCGAGGGCGGCAAGGTGCGCGACATCGGTGCTGTCGAAGCCGCCGGCGCCAGGGAGATCGACTGCGACGGACTGTACGTCACGCCGGGGTTCATCGACGCGCACTCGCACAGCGACCTGGTGCCGGGTATGGACGAGCCTCAGCCGTTCAAGCTGTTCCAGGGGGTGACCACAGAGATCGCCGGCAACTGTGGGTTCAGTTTCGCTCCGCTGACCCCTGACTCGGCGGTGGTGGTGCGCGAGATGTTCGGAGAGCTGGCCGGGGGCGTCGAGGTGCCGGTCGGCTCGTTCGCCGAGTTCCTGGACACAGCCCAGCGCGACGGGCCGACCAATCACATGGCGTACCTGGTGGGACACCACACGTTGCGGTTGAGTGCTAACGGCGCCGATGAGGAGCTCCGCCCGGGCGCCGTCGAGACGATGCGCGATCTGGCCGCGGAGGCCTTCGAGGCCGGCGCCGTCGGCTTCTCAACGGGGCTGATCTACCCGCCGGGGTGTTTTGCCGACCGCGCCGAAGTGGAACAGATCGCGCGGGTCGCGGGTGTGTACGGCCGGATCTACGCCACGCACATGCGTGACGAGGGACGCTTTCTCGAAGACGCGATCGACGAAGCCGTGGCCATCGCCCAGGCCGGTGGCATCCGGCTGCAGATCTCGCATTGCAAGGCGGCGGGGCTGCCGGCACATGGCAAGGCCAGGGCGTTGCTGGAGCGAATCGAGCGCGCCCGGCTCGATGGCGTCGATGTGGTCGGCGATCAGTACCCGTACCTGGCCGGCGGCACGGTGATGCTGGCCCTCCTGCCGAACGCCGCCGCGGCGGGCGGGGGCGGCGCGATGAAAGCCCGGCTGTCCGATCCGCTCCAACGTGCTCAACTGCGGAAAGCCGCTGAGCGAGGCAACCCCGGCGACGGCATGTGGGCCAGCACCGAAGCGGCGAAAGTCATCGTCACCACCCACGCTGACACCGCCGTAGTGGGACGCACCCTTGCCGAGGTTGCCGGCCCGGCGGACCCGTTCGATACCTTGTGTGACCTGCTGGTTGCCGATCCCGCGGCGGCCATCGTGCTCGAGATGATGGTGGAGGACGACGTCCGGGAGATCATGACCAGCCCACTGGTCGGTGTCGGGTCCGACAACGGTCCGCCGGTCGGGCTGCAGCATCCCCGTACCTACGGGTGCTTCCCCTGGCTGCTCGGCACCTACGTACGGGACGAGAAGGTCCTGAGCTGGGAAGAGGCGATACGGAAGGCGACGTCGCTGATCGCACGCCAGTTCGGGCTCGCCGGGCGTGGCGTCCTGTTGCCCGGTTGCCACGCTGACATCACCGTTTTCGATCCGGCACGGATCGGTCACCGTGGCTCGTATGTCCAGCCGGACATCACTCCGGACGGCATTCAAGCCGTACTTCTCGAGGGAACCCCGGTAGTGGTCGACGGCGAGTTCAGCGGTAACCGGGCCGGCCGGGTGCTGAAGGGCTGAGCGAGCGGCGGATAGGACACTCTGACGAGGTCTGCGCCGACGAGTTGTCTGATTCACCAAAGACTCGTGGCACCCATCCGGGCGAGGCTGAGCGGAAACCAACCGTTCGCGAGGGAGCCACCATGCGTATGGGTCCAACCATCGCGGTAGCCGGATCGGCCATGTTGTTTCGCGTAGCGTGTGGACCGGGCGGCGACGACGGCAGCGCCGAGTCGGATGAGGCCCGGAACACGACGTTCACCACGTCGATCCCGGCCGATCCCGGTGATCTGCATCCGCACATGACCACGCTGGCCGCGACCCGTGGGGTGGCGGCATACATGTATGACAAGCTGGTCTACTTCTCCATGGACGGTGAACAACTGCCCTGGCTGGCCGAGTCGTGGGAAGTCGAGCCGGACACTGTTACCTACACCATTCGGGCGGGCGTGACCTGCTCGGATGGTTCGCCCCTGACGGCGAGCGACGTAGCGGCCAACTTCGAGTTCATCGTCGATCCGGACAACGGTTCACCGGTGCGCGGGGTTCTGGTCCCGGCCGAGATGAACATCTCCGCCGACGACGAATCCAGGACGGTGACGCTGAGCATCGATGAGCCGGACCCGTTCCTCTTCCACAGCACCGGAGAGTTGTTCATCGCCTGCCGGGCCGGACTCGACGATCCCGATCTACTCACGGCCGGCGGGGTCGGCTCCGGCATGTACGAGCTCACCGAAGCGGTGCCGGACGACCGCTACATCCTCCGGCGCCGGGACGAGTTCAGCTGGGGTCCTGGCGAGATCTCGGCGGCAGACGAGGGGACGGTGGAGACCATCACCCTGCGCGTCATCGAGAACGAGTCGACCGCGGTCAACCTCTTCCTCTCCGGTGAGCTGGACGCGGTCACCGCTACCGGCGCCGACCGGCAGCGGCTCGAGGAGGAATACGAACAGGTAGCGGCCCGGGGCACGGTGGGTGAGCTGTTCTTCAATCAGGCCGACGGGCGTCCCGGCGCCGATCCAGAGGTGCGGGCCGCCCTGGCACAGGCGCTTGACTACTCGGAGCTCACGGCGGTGATCACCGGGGGATTTGGTGAGCGGTCGCGAGCTGTCGCCGCGATCGACCCGGTGGCCTGCGACTACGACGCGGTGGATGGCAACCTGCCGGCAGCCGATCCGGCCGCCGCGGACGCCGCGCTCGACGCGGCGGGCTGGGAGCTGGACGCGAGCGGTGTGCGGGCCAAGGACGGGCAGCGCCTGTCCATCGAACTGGTCTACAACAGCACGCGTGGCGACACGACGGCGTCGGCAGCCGAGCTGATCGCCCAGAAATGGGGCGACGTCGGGGCGGGTGTCACCCCGAGGGGGATGCCGCCGACCGAGTACAACGAGGTCATCTTCAGCACCGGAGCGTGGGACGCTGCGCTGCTGCCGATCAACGTACGGTTGCCGAGCCAGCTCGTTCCGTTCTTCTCGGGCACGGTGCCGCCCGACGGGGTGAACCTTGCCCACCTGGAGAACGACGCCTACGAATCCGCGGTGGCCGAGGCGATGACGCTGCCGGGCGAGCAGAGCTGTGAGCTGTGGCGGCAAGCCGAACAGGCCCTGTTCGACGCACACGACGTCCTGCTCTTCGCCGACGAGACGATTCCGACCTTCCTGCAGGGGGTCACGCTGGAGCGGGGTTCGGACGGGATCGTGGCGCCGACCATCCGCGTGGTGCCATGACCGCCTCGCCCGCGGTATCGGTAGTCACGGCGCGCAGACCGTTCACGCGGGTACGCAACCCGTGGGTGCTGTTCCTGACTCGCCGGGTGCTCAGGCTGCTCGTGTCGCTCGCTCTCTTGGTGACCCTCGCGTTCTTGATGATCCACCTGGTGCCGGGGGACCCAGTGCGCGGAGCCCTGGGGCTGACCGCACCGGCGGAGCTGGTCGAGGCCCGGCGGGAGGCACTGGGCCTGAACGACCCGCTCGTCGTGCAGTACTGGACCTACGTGACGTCGCTGTTCAGCGGCGACCTCGGAATATCGATGACCTCTGGGATCCCGGTGTACGACACGATCGCCCAGCGGTTGCCGGCGTCGGCCTCGCTCGGGCTGATGGCGTTCGTCGTCATCATGATGCTATCGATTCCGCTGGGCCTGTTCATGGCCGTGTTGACCAGGGGCGGGCGGCGACGCGGTGTCGAGCTGGGCTTCACCTCGACCAGCGCGACCCTGGCGGCGATCCCGGAGTTCCTTCTCGCGGTGGGGTTGATCTTCGTCTTCGGGGTCACCCTTGGCTGGCTGCCGGTGGCCGGGCGTGGGGGACCGGTCAGCTACGTGCTGCCAGTCATCGCACTGTCGGTGGGGCCGGCGCTGGTCATGGCCCGCATCGTGCGTGTTGAGGCGCTCGCGGTGCTGGAACAAGACTTCGTCCGGACCGCGCGGGCCAAGCGGCTGCCCCGATGGCGGGTCTACTTCCGGCACGCGTTCCCGAACGCCTTGACGTCCACGCTGACCATTAGCGGCCTACTGCTCAGCTCGATGGTGGTGGGGACGGTGCTGGTCGAGAACGTCTTCGCGTGGCCAGGGATGGGAATGACCATCGTGCAGTCGATCCTGGCCAAGGACTACCCGCTGGTCCAGGGCGCCGTGCTCGTGTATGGCGGGACCGTGCTGCTGGTCAACCTCGTTGTCGACCTCATGCTGGCCGTCGTCGATCCGCGTTCGACGATCAGGGAGGCGTGACATGGGACGGCGGCAATGGCTGAACGCGCTGCGCAGCCCCGTCGGCGCGGTTGCGGCGGCGTTGTTGTCTCTGCTGGCGGTGCTGGCCGTGGTGGCGCCGATCATCTGGGGCGACGCGGCGGACGAGACCAACCCGGCGGCGTTGTCACAGGGGCCGTCGTCTGAGTACTTGCTGGGTACTGACGGACTCGGCCGGGACATCGCGTTGCGCGTCCTGGTGGCCACCCGGACGTCGCTGGGACTGGCGCTGGCATCCACCGCGATCGCGGTGTCGATCGGCCTGGTGCTGGGCGTGCTGCCCGCCGTGCTCGGGCGCCGAGCCGGGCGACTGGCCGTGGCGTTCGTGAACCTCGCTGTGGCTTTCCCGGCGTTGCTGCTGGCGTTGTTCTTCGCGGTCATCTTCGGCATCGGGGCCAAGGGTGCGGTGCTGGCCATCGGCATCGCGGGTGCTCCCGCGTTCGGCCGGCTCGTGCAGACGAACATCGCCGCGGTGGCCGGACGGGATTACGTCTCGGCGGCGCGTATTGCCGGTGTCGGGCGACTGCGGCTGATCTTCCGGCATCTCCTGCCGAACGTGGGCGAGCCACTCGTGGTGAACGCCGCATTGATGGCCGGCGGCGCTCTGCTGGCCTTCGCCGGGCTGTCCTTCCTCGGCCTCGGCGTGCAGGCGCCCGCCTACGACTGGGGCCGGCTGCTCGGCGAAGGCCTCGACCGGATCTACCTCAACGCAGCGGCATCACTGGCACCTGGGGTGGCCGTCGTCGTCGCCGGGCTGGCGTTCACCTTGTTCGGTGAGTCGATCGCCAAGGTGGTGGGGCTGCGGACGGAACCGGCGCGGGCGGGGGCGGGCAAAATGCCTGCGGTACCCGGAGCGGTTGACGAGGACACCGGCGACGCCGTGCTCGTAGCGAAGGGGCTCCGGGTGGGCTTCTCGTCGGCTAGTGGATCCACCTACCCCGTGGACGGTGTGGACCTCACCGTGCATCGCGGCGAGACCGTGGGAATCGTGGGTGAGTCCGGCAGCGGGAAGAGTCTCACCGCGTTGGCCGTTGCCCGCCTGGCGCCGGAGACCGCAACCGTCAGCGCCGACCGGCTCGAATTCTCGGGCACCTCGCTCTTGGGCCGCTCCGACCCCGAGGTAGGCAAGCTTCTCGGGACCTCTCTGGCCATGGTCTTCCAGGACCCGATGACGTCGTTCAACCCGTCGATGCGCATCGGCTGGCAGCTGGCCGAAGTCACCCGGATCCATGAGGGGGCAGCGCGCCGGGAGGGCTTCGCCCGGGCGGTGGACCGGCTTGGCAAGGTGCGTATTCCCAGTCCGGAGCGGCGGGCCCGGCAATACCCGCACGAGTACTCCGGCGGGATGCGCCAGCGGGCCATGGTCGGGATGGGTTTGATGAGTTCGCCCAAGCTGATCATCGCCGACGAGCCCACCACGGCGCTTGATGTCACGGTCCAGCGCCAAGTGCTCCGGTTGTTGCGGGAAGTGCAGGAGGAGACCGGCGCTGCCGTCGTGCTCATCTCGCACGACATCGCCGTCGTATCGCAGATGTGCGAGCGGATCGTCGTCATGTACGCCGGCCGCGTCGTCGAGGAGCTACCAGTGTCGCGGCTTTCGGCCGCCGCCCATCCCTATACCCGGGCGCTGCTCGGAGCAGTACCGGACATGACCAGTGACCGGGAGCAACCACTGGTGACCATCTCCGGCCGGCCCCCGGATCCCGGTGCCCGCCCGCCTGGGTGTGCTTTCGCGCCCCGGTGTGAATTGGCCGACGACGCCTGTCGCCGGCTCCCGGCGCTCGCCCCGGTGTCCGCGGGCCAGCGTGCGGCCTGCTGGCATCCGCAGCTGAGTTCGCTGGAGCCCGCCGGTGGGACCAGCGCAGGGGGTAAGGCATGAGAGAGCTGGAATTCCGCGACCTGACCGTGCGCTTCGGAACCGGACCGGCCGCCGTGACGGCCGTCGACGGCGTCAGCCTCAAAGTGCCAGCCGGGTCCATCGTGGGCCTGGTGGGTGAATCGGGCTCCGGAAAATCGACCCTGGCCAAAGCCGCTGTCGGCCTGGCGCCCATGGCCGGCGGGCAGGTCCTGCTCGATGGCGCCGTCTTGGACCGCTCCCGCACCAGGCGGAAGCTGCAGATGGTCTTCCAAGATCCGTACTCCTCGCTCGACCCCAGGATGACCATCGGTGACTCCATAGCGGAGGCGATCCCGGAGCGGCGCAGCCGCAAGGAGCGGCGCGCCGAGCTCGCCAGACTCCTCGAGCTGGTCGATCTCGATCCGGCACGGGCGTCCTCTCTTCCCTCGGGACTCTCGGGTGGCCAGCGCCAGCGGGTGGCGCTGGCCCGGGCACTGGCCGCCGAGCCGGAGGTGATCCTGGCCGACGAGATCACCTCGGCGCTCGATGTCTCCGTCCAGGGAGCCGTACTCAACCTGGTCCGTGATCTGCAGCGTCGGCTCGGCCTGAGCATCCTGTTCATCTCGCACAACCTGGCGGTGGTGCGTTATGTCAGCGACATCATCGCGGTGATGTACCTCGGCCGCATCGTGGAGGCCGGTCCGGCCAGCGACGTGCTCAACGCGCCGCGACACCCTTACACCAGAACGCTACTGGACGCCGCGCCCCGGATCGGCACGTCGCTCGACGACGCCGTGCCGGCCGACAACGCCGCACTCGATCAAGATCCACCGTCGCCCCACGAACCGCCGCCGGGCTGTGCGTTCCACCGCCGGTGCCCGTACGGACCGTTGATTCTTCCGTCGCGCACGATCTGCGCTGACGAAGACCCACACACCGGTGCGCAGATGCGTCCGCACCGCGCCGCGTGTCACTTCGCCGGGCAAGACATCCTGGCCACACACCTGGAGGCACCATGAAACGCCGCATGAGAGAGGAGGACCTGTTCGCGCTGGAGATCCCGGCGCAGCCGGCCATCTCCCCGGACGGAAGCACCGTCGTCTACGTGCTTCGGACCGCGGACCTGGACGCCGACGAGAACCGGGCGGCACTGTGGCGGGTCACCGCCGCCACGGCCCAGCCGCGGCAGCTGACGTACGGAGCAGCGGATTCGTCGCCCACGTGGTCGCCGGACGGCCAGACCATCGCGTTCCTGCGGGCCGCCGGTGGCCCCTCGCAGGTCTGGTTGCTGGCGGCTGACGGCGGCGAGCCACGGCAGCTGACCAGCCTGCCCGGCGGCGCCGGTGCCCCGGTATGGAGCCCGGACGGCACCAGGATCGCTTTCACCGCAGCCGTCGACACCTGGGCGGGACCCGGCGAGGACGACGACGCGCGGACTCGGCGTGCTTCGGCGCCGATAGTCGCTGACCGCCTGGGTTATCGCAGTGACGGTGCCGGGCTGCTCCGCGGAGCCCGGCAGCACGTGCACGTCGTCGATGTCGCAACGGACCAGACCCGGCAGCTCACCCGGGGTGACTGGCACGCGGGCCCGCCCGAGTGGTCGCCGGACGGAACACGGCTGGCGTTTCCGGCCGCGAAGAGTGCCGACGCCGATCGCACCGGGGTGTCCGCCGTGTACGTGATCGACGTTGAGGCGGCGGACCCGGTTCCGGTACGGGCGGGGGACTACGACGGTCTGGCCGGCCCGGTGACGTGGACACCCGATGGTGATCACCTGCTCGTGGTCGGCCGCCAGGATGTGAGCGTGGGGCACAACATGCTGTTGCGCGTGCCACTGGACGGCGGCCCCGTCGTCGACCTGGCAGCCGGCCTGGACCGCAACGTGATGCCGGGTGGGCCCGGCTACCCCGGCGGGTTGCCGCAGATCAGTGCCGACGGGCGCAGGGTGGTCTTCTGTGTGCAGGATCGGGGCTGTACCCACGTCTACATGGTCGAGCTGACCGGCGGCGCGCCGCGGTTGCTCGTCGGCGACGCCGGCCGGGTCGTGTCCGGTCTCTCCGTGGCGTCGGATGCTGACCGGGTAGCGGTCATCGTGGCATCCCGGGACACGTACGGCGAGGTGTCCGTCGTCGACTTGGACGCCGGTGACGAAACAGTGGTCACGGCGCACATGACCGTTGAACTAGACCTGATCACGCCCGAGGAGCGGGTGTTCATGGTCTCCGACGGCACCGAGGTGCACGGGTGGCTGATCCGTGATCCCGGCGCGCCGGCGCCGGGACCGTTGCTGGTGGACGTCCACGGTGGCCCGCACAACGCATGGAGCCCGGCGCCGGATCCGGGGCATGCCTACCAACAACTGCTGGCCGCCAGGGGGTGGTCGGTGCTGCTGCTGAATCCGAGGGGGAGCGACGGATACGGCGAAGCGTTCTTCACCGCCGCGGTCGGGGCCTGGGGTGTCGGCGATCAGCGGGACTTCCTCGAACCTGTCGAGCAACTCGTCACCGATGGAATCGCCGATCCGGACCGGCTGGCGCTGTCCGGATACAGCTACGGCGGCTACATGACGTGCTGGCTCACCGCCCAGACCGATCGATTCGCCGCCGCGGTAGCCGCCGGGGTGGTCTCCGACCTGGCCAGCATGGCGGGCACGTCTGACGTCGGCCCGCTGTTCATCGACCTCGAACTGGGCTCGCTGCCGTATCGCGATCCCGACCGGCTCGCCGGGCAATCGCCCTACACCTACGTGTCCCAGGTCAGCACCCCGACGTTGATCCTGCATGGACTCGCTGACGATCGCTGTCCGGTCGGGCAGGCCGAGCTGTGGTTCGCGGCGCTGCGCAACCGCGGTGTGCCGTCCGAGCTGGTGCTCTACCCCGAAGCGTCGCACCTGTTCATCCTCGAAGGCCGCCCGTCTCACCGTCTCGACTATTCCCAGCGACTCGTCGACTGGGTCACCCGTCATACCGTGAAGGAGAGTCTGATGACCGCTGCCCCTCTCGACCGCGACCACTGGCAGCACCGGCTCGCCGAACTCGCGGAGAAGTACAAGGTCCCCGGTGCGACCCTGGGGATCGCCAGCGGTGAGCACACGGTGGAGGTGGCCTATGGGGTCACCAACGTCGACACGGGTATCGAGGTCACCACCGACACGCTGTTCCAGATCGGCTCGATCACGAAGGTCTGGACGGCGTCAGCCGTCATGGCGCTGGCAGACGCCGGGAAGCTGGATCTCGACGAACCCGTGGTGACGTACCTGCCTGAACTGCGACTGGTGGATGCCGACGTGACCGCGAAGGTCACCATGCGGCATCTGCTGACCCACACCAGCGGGATCGACGGTGACTTCTTCCACGACACCGGACGGGGTGACGAATGCCTGGAACGCTACGTAGACGCGCTCAGCAGCCTTCAGCACAACCATCCGCTCAGTGCTACCTGGTCCTACTGCAACGCTGGCTTCACCCTTGCCGGCCGGGTGATCGAGAAGCTCACCGGGCAGGTCTGGGACGCGGCGATGAAAGACCTGCTGTACACGCCGCTAGGCCTCGACCACACCGTGACGCTGCCCGAGGATGCCCTGTTGCACCGAAGCGCCGTAGGACACGTGCACCAAGGGGATGAGGCGCCTAGGCGGGCGCCAGTATGGGGTCTGCCGCGCTCGGGTGGACCCGCCGGGCTCATCGCCTCCACCGTGGGCGATGTGCTTGCCTTCGCCCGGATGCACTTGTCGGGCGGTCTGGCTGCCGACGGGACCCGGGTCCTGGCGGCGGAATCGGTCGCATCGATGCAGGCCAACGAAGTCAACCTGCCTGATCCGTACACAGTGGCCGACTCCTGGGGCTTGAGCTGGTTCCGGCTCGATTGGAACGGCACCCGGCTGGTCGGTCACGACGGCAACACGATCGGGCAGTCGGCGTTCCTGCGCATCCTTCCCGAAGCCGGGCTGGCGGTGACGCTACTCACCAACGGCGGCCATACCCGCGACCTGTATGAGTCGCTGGTGCGTGAGGTTTTCCGGGACCTCGCCGGGGTGGAGATGGTCACACCGCTGGCGCCTCCGGCGGACCCCGTGCCGGTGGACATCACGCCGTACTTGGGCACCTACAAGCGCACGCTGGTGACCATGGACGTCTTCGCCGGCTCGGATGGTCCGCGGATGCGCATGACGGTTGACCAGACCTCCCTCGGTCTCGACGAGGAGGTCAAGGAGTACGACCTGGTGCCGGTGCGCGAGGACCTGTTCGTGCTGCGTCAGCCCGGCGCCGAAACGTGGACGCCGGTGACCTTCTACACGCTCGACGACGGCCGGCCCTACATGCATTTCGGTGCGCGCGCTACGCCGAAGGTCGCCTGAGCCCGCTCCGCTCAGGCCGGACGCCGGCCGTGTGCGATCTTGTGCGCGGCCGGCCACA
This sequence is a window from Phytoactinopolyspora mesophila. Protein-coding genes within it:
- a CDS encoding serine hydrolase produces the protein MKRRMREEDLFALEIPAQPAISPDGSTVVYVLRTADLDADENRAALWRVTAATAQPRQLTYGAADSSPTWSPDGQTIAFLRAAGGPSQVWLLAADGGEPRQLTSLPGGAGAPVWSPDGTRIAFTAAVDTWAGPGEDDDARTRRASAPIVADRLGYRSDGAGLLRGARQHVHVVDVATDQTRQLTRGDWHAGPPEWSPDGTRLAFPAAKSADADRTGVSAVYVIDVEAADPVPVRAGDYDGLAGPVTWTPDGDHLLVVGRQDVSVGHNMLLRVPLDGGPVVDLAAGLDRNVMPGGPGYPGGLPQISADGRRVVFCVQDRGCTHVYMVELTGGAPRLLVGDAGRVVSGLSVASDADRVAVIVASRDTYGEVSVVDLDAGDETVVTAHMTVELDLITPEERVFMVSDGTEVHGWLIRDPGAPAPGPLLVDVHGGPHNAWSPAPDPGHAYQQLLAARGWSVLLLNPRGSDGYGEAFFTAAVGAWGVGDQRDFLEPVEQLVTDGIADPDRLALSGYSYGGYMTCWLTAQTDRFAAAVAAGVVSDLASMAGTSDVGPLFIDLELGSLPYRDPDRLAGQSPYTYVSQVSTPTLILHGLADDRCPVGQAELWFAALRNRGVPSELVLYPEASHLFILEGRPSHRLDYSQRLVDWVTRHTVKESLMTAAPLDRDHWQHRLAELAEKYKVPGATLGIASGEHTVEVAYGVTNVDTGIEVTTDTLFQIGSITKVWTASAVMALADAGKLDLDEPVVTYLPELRLVDADVTAKVTMRHLLTHTSGIDGDFFHDTGRGDECLERYVDALSSLQHNHPLSATWSYCNAGFTLAGRVIEKLTGQVWDAAMKDLLYTPLGLDHTVTLPEDALLHRSAVGHVHQGDEAPRRAPVWGLPRSGGPAGLIASTVGDVLAFARMHLSGGLAADGTRVLAAESVASMQANEVNLPDPYTVADSWGLSWFRLDWNGTRLVGHDGNTIGQSAFLRILPEAGLAVTLLTNGGHTRDLYESLVREVFRDLAGVEMVTPLAPPADPVPVDITPYLGTYKRTLVTMDVFAGSDGPRMRMTVDQTSLGLDEEVKEYDLVPVREDLFVLRQPGAETWTPVTFYTLDDGRPYMHFGARATPKVA
- a CDS encoding ABC transporter substrate-binding protein gives rise to the protein MRMGPTIAVAGSAMLFRVACGPGGDDGSAESDEARNTTFTTSIPADPGDLHPHMTTLAATRGVAAYMYDKLVYFSMDGEQLPWLAESWEVEPDTVTYTIRAGVTCSDGSPLTASDVAANFEFIVDPDNGSPVRGVLVPAEMNISADDESRTVTLSIDEPDPFLFHSTGELFIACRAGLDDPDLLTAGGVGSGMYELTEAVPDDRYILRRRDEFSWGPGEISAADEGTVETITLRVIENESTAVNLFLSGELDAVTATGADRQRLEEEYEQVAARGTVGELFFNQADGRPGADPEVRAALAQALDYSELTAVITGGFGERSRAVAAIDPVACDYDAVDGNLPAADPAAADAALDAAGWELDASGVRAKDGQRLSIELVYNSTRGDTTASAAELIAQKWGDVGAGVTPRGMPPTEYNEVIFSTGAWDAALLPINVRLPSQLVPFFSGTVPPDGVNLAHLENDAYESAVAEAMTLPGEQSCELWRQAEQALFDAHDVLLFADETIPTFLQGVTLERGSDGIVAPTIRVVP
- a CDS encoding N-acyl-D-amino-acid deacylase family protein produces the protein MTDRLVLRGGTVFDGLGTPGRRGDVLVEGGKVRDIGAVEAAGAREIDCDGLYVTPGFIDAHSHSDLVPGMDEPQPFKLFQGVTTEIAGNCGFSFAPLTPDSAVVVREMFGELAGGVEVPVGSFAEFLDTAQRDGPTNHMAYLVGHHTLRLSANGADEELRPGAVETMRDLAAEAFEAGAVGFSTGLIYPPGCFADRAEVEQIARVAGVYGRIYATHMRDEGRFLEDAIDEAVAIAQAGGIRLQISHCKAAGLPAHGKARALLERIERARLDGVDVVGDQYPYLAGGTVMLALLPNAAAAGGGGAMKARLSDPLQRAQLRKAAERGNPGDGMWASTEAAKVIVTTHADTAVVGRTLAEVAGPADPFDTLCDLLVADPAAAIVLEMMVEDDVREIMTSPLVGVGSDNGPPVGLQHPRTYGCFPWLLGTYVRDEKVLSWEEAIRKATSLIARQFGLAGRGVLLPGCHADITVFDPARIGHRGSYVQPDITPDGIQAVLLEGTPVVVDGEFSGNRAGRVLKG
- a CDS encoding dipeptide/oligopeptide/nickel ABC transporter permease/ATP-binding protein, with protein sequence MGRRQWLNALRSPVGAVAAALLSLLAVLAVVAPIIWGDAADETNPAALSQGPSSEYLLGTDGLGRDIALRVLVATRTSLGLALASTAIAVSIGLVLGVLPAVLGRRAGRLAVAFVNLAVAFPALLLALFFAVIFGIGAKGAVLAIGIAGAPAFGRLVQTNIAAVAGRDYVSAARIAGVGRLRLIFRHLLPNVGEPLVVNAALMAGGALLAFAGLSFLGLGVQAPAYDWGRLLGEGLDRIYLNAAASLAPGVAVVVAGLAFTLFGESIAKVVGLRTEPARAGAGKMPAVPGAVDEDTGDAVLVAKGLRVGFSSASGSTYPVDGVDLTVHRGETVGIVGESGSGKSLTALAVARLAPETATVSADRLEFSGTSLLGRSDPEVGKLLGTSLAMVFQDPMTSFNPSMRIGWQLAEVTRIHEGAARREGFARAVDRLGKVRIPSPERRARQYPHEYSGGMRQRAMVGMGLMSSPKLIIADEPTTALDVTVQRQVLRLLREVQEETGAAVVLISHDIAVVSQMCERIVVMYAGRVVEELPVSRLSAAAHPYTRALLGAVPDMTSDREQPLVTISGRPPDPGARPPGCAFAPRCELADDACRRLPALAPVSAGQRAACWHPQLSSLEPAGGTSAGGKA
- a CDS encoding ABC transporter ATP-binding protein translates to MRELEFRDLTVRFGTGPAAVTAVDGVSLKVPAGSIVGLVGESGSGKSTLAKAAVGLAPMAGGQVLLDGAVLDRSRTRRKLQMVFQDPYSSLDPRMTIGDSIAEAIPERRSRKERRAELARLLELVDLDPARASSLPSGLSGGQRQRVALARALAAEPEVILADEITSALDVSVQGAVLNLVRDLQRRLGLSILFISHNLAVVRYVSDIIAVMYLGRIVEAGPASDVLNAPRHPYTRTLLDAAPRIGTSLDDAVPADNAALDQDPPSPHEPPPGCAFHRRCPYGPLILPSRTICADEDPHTGAQMRPHRAACHFAGQDILATHLEAP
- a CDS encoding ABC transporter permease — its product is MTASPAVSVVTARRPFTRVRNPWVLFLTRRVLRLLVSLALLVTLAFLMIHLVPGDPVRGALGLTAPAELVEARREALGLNDPLVVQYWTYVTSLFSGDLGISMTSGIPVYDTIAQRLPASASLGLMAFVVIMMLSIPLGLFMAVLTRGGRRRGVELGFTSTSATLAAIPEFLLAVGLIFVFGVTLGWLPVAGRGGPVSYVLPVIALSVGPALVMARIVRVEALAVLEQDFVRTARAKRLPRWRVYFRHAFPNALTSTLTISGLLLSSMVVGTVLVENVFAWPGMGMTIVQSILAKDYPLVQGAVLVYGGTVLLVNLVVDLMLAVVDPRSTIREA